One window from the genome of Pedococcus badiiscoriae encodes:
- a CDS encoding phospho-sugar mutase yields the protein MTYAARHGRGADSPSSDEAQVQELIDAAQAWVDDDPDHETRVELGEVLARAKKGKKRAVEDLADRFAGMLEFGTAGLRGALGAGPNRMNRSVVIRAAAGLTAYVKTLTPEPFVVVGYDARKNSDVFARDTAAVVVGAGGRAAILPKPLPTPVLAYAIRFLGADAGVMVTASHNPPEDNGYKVYLGDGSQIVPPSDSGIAAQIARVTAVADVPLATDGWETLGDDVLAAYLEDVVTVVAADTPRDVTVVHTALHGVGSETVAKAFVRAGYAAPIPVASQAEPDPMFPTVHFPNPEEPGAMDAALELAEQTGPDVVIANDPDADRCAVAVPGPGGWRMLRGDEVGVLLGAHILAGGVDGDAVFANSIVSSRLLAAMARTAGVRHEETLTGFKWISRVEGLRYGYEEALGYCVDPRHVRDKDGVSAALVVAEMTATLKSQGRSLTDLLDDLAVEHGVHATDALAVRVADLSLIGTVMARLRDDPPQEVAGIAVSRVDDLAVGSEALPPTDGLRYYLEDDSRIIVRPSGTEPKLKVYLEVVEPVAGADALRESRATASTRLAELKAAMGLLTAI from the coding sequence ATGACGTACGCCGCGCGGCACGGCCGCGGAGCTGACTCGCCGTCCTCCGACGAGGCCCAGGTCCAGGAGCTGATCGACGCCGCCCAGGCCTGGGTCGACGACGACCCCGACCACGAGACCCGCGTCGAGCTGGGCGAAGTCCTCGCGAGGGCGAAGAAGGGCAAGAAGCGGGCGGTCGAAGACCTCGCGGACCGGTTCGCGGGGATGCTCGAGTTCGGCACGGCCGGGCTGCGCGGGGCCCTCGGCGCCGGTCCCAACCGGATGAACCGCTCGGTCGTCATCCGGGCGGCAGCCGGCCTCACGGCATACGTCAAGACGCTCACGCCGGAACCGTTCGTCGTGGTGGGCTACGACGCGCGCAAGAACTCCGACGTGTTCGCGCGCGACACCGCGGCCGTCGTGGTGGGGGCCGGGGGTCGCGCAGCGATCCTCCCCAAGCCGCTGCCGACCCCGGTGCTGGCCTACGCGATCCGGTTCCTCGGCGCGGACGCCGGCGTGATGGTGACCGCCAGCCACAACCCGCCCGAGGACAACGGCTACAAGGTCTACCTCGGCGACGGCTCGCAGATCGTGCCGCCGTCCGACAGCGGGATCGCCGCCCAGATCGCGCGCGTCACTGCGGTCGCGGACGTCCCACTGGCGACGGACGGCTGGGAGACCCTCGGGGACGACGTGCTCGCCGCCTACCTCGAGGACGTCGTCACGGTCGTGGCCGCGGACACCCCGCGCGACGTCACGGTCGTCCACACCGCGCTGCACGGGGTGGGGTCCGAGACGGTGGCCAAGGCGTTCGTGCGGGCCGGGTATGCCGCGCCGATCCCCGTCGCCAGCCAGGCCGAGCCCGACCCGATGTTCCCGACGGTGCACTTCCCGAACCCGGAGGAGCCCGGCGCGATGGACGCCGCGCTCGAGCTCGCCGAGCAGACCGGACCGGACGTCGTCATCGCCAACGACCCCGATGCCGACCGGTGCGCCGTCGCGGTACCCGGTCCCGGCGGCTGGCGGATGCTGCGCGGCGACGAGGTCGGGGTCCTGCTGGGGGCGCACATCCTGGCCGGCGGGGTGGACGGCGATGCGGTCTTCGCCAACTCGATCGTGTCGTCCCGACTGCTCGCGGCGATGGCCAGGACCGCCGGGGTGCGGCACGAGGAGACGCTGACCGGGTTCAAGTGGATCTCGCGCGTCGAGGGACTGCGCTACGGCTACGAGGAGGCGCTCGGCTACTGCGTCGACCCGCGCCACGTGCGGGACAAGGACGGCGTCAGTGCCGCGCTCGTGGTGGCCGAGATGACGGCGACCCTCAAGTCGCAGGGGCGCTCGCTGACCGACCTGCTCGACGACCTGGCGGTGGAGCACGGGGTCCACGCCACCGACGCGCTGGCGGTGCGGGTCGCAGACCTGTCGCTGATCGGCACCGTGATGGCCCGGCTCCGCGACGACCCGCCGCAGGAGGTGGCGGGGATCGCGGTCTCGCGGGTGGACGACCTCGCCGTCGGCAGTGAGGCCCTCCCGCCGACCGACGGGCTGCGCTACTACCTCGAGGACGACTCGCGGATCATCGTGCGACCCTCGGGCACCGAGCCCAAGCTCAAGGTCTACCTCGAGGTGGTCGAACCGGTGGCCGGCGCCGACGCACTGCGGGAGTCCCGCGCCACGGCCAGCACCCGGCTGGCAGAGCTCAAGGCGGCGATGGGCCTGCTGACCGCCATCTGA
- a CDS encoding ABC transporter ATP-binding protein yields MSATAPAAPRTPDSGRGVAVELTRLRRTYGEVVALDDLTLRLAPGELVALLGPSGCGKTTALRCLAGLEDPDAGRIEVGGKDITAVATNRRDMGMVFQAYSLFPHLTARQNVEFGLQLRGQASERRRARAAEMLELVGLSSQADRYAHQMSGGQQQRVALARALAIEPQVLLLDEPLSALDAKVRVQLRDEIRRIQLEVGTTTLFVTHDQEEALAVADRVGVMRNGRLEQIAAPEELYSRPANDFVADFVGVTNRLPGEAQAQAATVLGGSVPLLSGSATSGPVVVLVRPEHLVVHADPSGPDTVTSGSFLGAHGRVIVELGQGGQAIVQVPSGSVSSYAPGSRVRVQPTGEPALAVTAGA; encoded by the coding sequence ATGAGTGCCACCGCCCCCGCCGCACCTCGCACCCCGGACAGCGGGCGCGGTGTCGCGGTCGAGCTCACCCGTCTGCGCCGGACGTACGGCGAGGTCGTCGCGCTGGACGACCTGACGCTGCGGCTGGCCCCGGGCGAGCTGGTTGCCCTGCTCGGCCCGTCAGGATGCGGCAAGACGACCGCACTGCGATGCCTTGCCGGGCTCGAGGACCCCGACGCCGGGCGGATCGAGGTGGGAGGCAAGGACATCACGGCCGTCGCCACCAACCGCCGAGACATGGGAATGGTCTTCCAGGCCTACAGCCTGTTCCCGCACCTGACCGCCCGGCAGAACGTCGAGTTCGGGCTGCAGCTTCGCGGGCAGGCCAGCGAGCGCCGACGTGCGCGCGCCGCCGAGATGCTCGAGCTGGTCGGCCTGAGCAGCCAGGCCGACCGGTACGCCCACCAGATGTCGGGCGGTCAGCAGCAGCGCGTCGCCCTGGCCCGCGCTCTCGCCATCGAGCCGCAGGTGCTCCTGCTCGACGAGCCGCTGTCCGCCCTGGACGCGAAGGTCCGGGTGCAGCTGCGGGACGAGATCCGTCGGATCCAGCTCGAGGTCGGCACGACCACCCTGTTCGTCACCCACGACCAGGAGGAGGCCCTCGCCGTGGCGGACCGCGTCGGGGTCATGCGCAACGGCCGCCTCGAACAGATCGCCGCTCCCGAGGAGCTCTACTCGCGACCGGCGAACGACTTCGTGGCCGACTTCGTGGGAGTGACCAACCGACTTCCCGGCGAGGCGCAGGCGCAGGCCGCGACCGTGCTCGGGGGCTCGGTCCCACTGCTCAGCGGGTCGGCCACGTCCGGTCCCGTCGTCGTGCTCGTCCGACCGGAACACCTTGTGGTGCATGCTGATCCGAGCGGCCCCGACACCGTGACGAGCGGCAGCTTCCTCGGAGCGCACGGTCGCGTCATCGTCGAGCTCGGCCAGGGTGGACAGGCCATCGTCCAGGTGCCCAGCGGCTCGGTCTCGTCGTACGCACCGGGCAGCCGGGTCAGGGTGCAACCGACCGGCGAGCCCGCCCTGGCGGTGACCGCGGGCGCGTGA
- a CDS encoding ABC transporter permease — MADARLRRAFGGRRPSGALLGVVPFFAYVTVFLVIPTLVVVFGAFVGHDGGLTLANVRALGNPAVTSALWHSVILSAVTAVAGAVIGAVLAYAVSTGRPDGILKRFITSLSGVLAQFGGVALAFAFLATFSAEGYLTKLLTSAGLNSNGGLWLYEWNQGLMLVYLYFQIPLMLIVFLPAVEGLKPQWREAAETLGGSTFVYWRKVAGPILLPSFIGGLLLLFTNAFSAYATAAALVSQGSPLLPLAIGNTLSSEVVLGQENVGKAMALEMVVVVAIVMTAYVLLDRRASRWLVR, encoded by the coding sequence TTGGCTGACGCTCGCCTGCGCAGGGCGTTCGGTGGCCGTCGGCCATCGGGCGCCCTGCTCGGCGTGGTGCCCTTCTTCGCCTACGTCACGGTCTTCCTCGTCATCCCCACCCTCGTGGTGGTGTTCGGCGCCTTCGTCGGCCACGACGGTGGGCTCACCCTGGCCAACGTCCGCGCGCTCGGAAACCCTGCCGTCACCTCCGCGCTGTGGCACTCGGTGATCCTCTCGGCCGTCACCGCGGTGGCCGGTGCCGTGATCGGGGCCGTGCTCGCGTATGCCGTGTCGACGGGGCGCCCCGACGGCATACTCAAGCGGTTCATCACCTCGCTCAGCGGAGTCCTGGCCCAGTTCGGCGGGGTCGCGCTCGCGTTCGCCTTCCTCGCGACGTTCAGCGCCGAGGGGTACCTGACGAAGCTCCTGACCAGTGCGGGTCTCAACTCCAACGGCGGCCTGTGGCTGTACGAGTGGAACCAGGGCCTCATGCTCGTCTACCTGTACTTCCAGATACCGCTGATGCTCATCGTCTTCCTGCCGGCGGTCGAGGGCCTGAAGCCCCAGTGGCGCGAGGCCGCCGAGACCCTCGGCGGAAGCACCTTCGTCTACTGGCGCAAGGTGGCCGGCCCGATCCTGCTGCCGTCGTTCATCGGTGGACTGCTGCTGTTGTTCACCAACGCCTTCAGCGCGTATGCCACGGCTGCCGCCCTCGTCTCGCAGGGATCCCCGCTGCTGCCGCTGGCGATCGGCAACACGCTGAGCTCCGAGGTGGTCCTGGGCCAGGAGAACGTCGGCAAGGCCATGGCCCTGGAGATGGTGGTGGTCGTCGCCATCGTGATGACCGCGTACGTCCTGCTCGACCGGCGCGCCTCCCGGTGGTTGGTCCGGTGA
- a CDS encoding NAD(P)H-quinone dehydrogenase, producing the protein MNAPQSSVVILGGGPGGYEAALVAAHLGAAVTVVDRDGVGGAAVLTDCVPSKTLISTADFMSQFETASDLGVHLEDNEGDEVSDSVAELAAVNRRILALAAAQSRDIGARLAGDGVTVLPGAGRLVGTGEVLATLADGSTRTLTADVVLIATGATPRVVPTAQPDGERILTWQQIYTLAELPEHLVVVGSGVTGAELAQAYLGLGSRVTLVSSRDRVLPGEDADAASVIEDVFRKRGMDVLGRSRMASVSRTDSGVVVRLEDGREVEGSHALLAVGSVPQTTGIGLEDVGVRVSASGHVVVDKVSRTSVRGVYAAGDCTGVLPLASVAAMQGRIAMAHALGDAVAPLNLRAVSANIFTDPEIATVGFSQKDLDEGTVDATSVMLPLSTNPRAKMQGITDGFVKLFARKGGGTVVGGVVVAPRASELIYPVTLAVQHGLTVDQLAGTFTVYPSLSGSVAEAARQLHQRD; encoded by the coding sequence GTGAACGCGCCCCAGTCCTCAGTGGTCATCCTCGGCGGTGGCCCCGGTGGCTACGAGGCCGCCCTCGTCGCGGCCCACCTGGGTGCCGCCGTGACGGTGGTCGACCGGGACGGGGTCGGCGGCGCCGCGGTGCTGACCGACTGCGTGCCGTCCAAGACCCTCATCTCGACGGCCGACTTCATGAGCCAGTTCGAGACGGCGTCCGACCTCGGCGTGCACCTCGAGGACAACGAGGGTGACGAGGTCTCCGACTCCGTCGCCGAGCTGGCCGCCGTCAACCGCCGCATCCTGGCGCTGGCTGCCGCGCAGTCGCGCGACATCGGGGCACGTCTCGCCGGGGACGGCGTCACGGTGCTGCCCGGCGCCGGACGGCTGGTCGGCACCGGCGAGGTCCTGGCGACGCTCGCCGACGGGTCGACCCGGACCCTGACCGCCGACGTGGTGCTCATCGCGACCGGCGCGACCCCACGGGTCGTCCCGACGGCCCAGCCCGACGGCGAGCGCATCCTCACCTGGCAGCAGATCTACACTCTGGCCGAGCTGCCCGAGCACCTCGTGGTGGTCGGGTCGGGTGTCACCGGCGCCGAGCTGGCGCAGGCCTACCTCGGCCTCGGCTCGCGCGTCACCCTCGTGTCCTCCCGGGACCGGGTGCTCCCGGGTGAGGACGCCGATGCGGCCAGCGTCATCGAGGACGTGTTCCGCAAGCGCGGGATGGACGTGCTCGGGCGCTCGCGGATGGCCTCGGTGTCCCGCACGGACTCCGGCGTCGTGGTCCGGCTCGAGGACGGCCGCGAGGTCGAGGGCAGCCACGCGCTGCTCGCGGTCGGCTCGGTCCCGCAGACCACCGGCATCGGCCTCGAGGACGTGGGCGTGCGCGTGAGCGCGTCCGGACACGTGGTGGTCGACAAGGTCTCCCGCACCTCCGTCCGAGGCGTGTATGCCGCGGGCGACTGCACCGGGGTGCTGCCCCTGGCGTCGGTGGCCGCGATGCAGGGGCGCATCGCCATGGCGCACGCGCTGGGTGACGCGGTGGCCCCGCTCAACCTGCGTGCCGTCTCGGCCAACATCTTCACCGACCCCGAGATCGCCACGGTCGGCTTCTCCCAGAAGGACCTCGACGAGGGCACCGTGGATGCGACGTCCGTGATGCTCCCCCTGTCGACCAACCCGCGCGCGAAGATGCAGGGCATCACCGACGGCTTCGTCAAGCTGTTCGCGCGCAAGGGTGGCGGCACGGTCGTGGGCGGCGTGGTCGTCGCCCCCCGCGCATCAGAGCTCATCTACCCGGTGACCCTGGCGGTGCAGCACGGCCTGACCGTCGACCAGCTGGCCGGCACCTTCACGGTGTACCCGTCGCTGTCCGGGTCGGTGGCGGAGGCCGCCCGGCAGCTCCACCAGCGCGACTGA
- a CDS encoding ABC transporter permease subunit — MSAARGQRAAFRRRQDLFRWVVVTVVVLFFLAPLAGSLDFTTRDAGGHRSTQTWSTLLDVGAISSRYPDLQTGFLASAGLAVLTPAIMLLLLVPTMTWVRLRVPGASRLVEFLCLLPLTVPAIVLVVGLTPVYAWVTYFLGESTIWLAFAYVVLVLPYAYRSLDAGLRAIDVRTLSEAARSLGAGWLTVMVRVILPNVRTAVLSASFLAVALTLGEFTIASLFSRTNLQVAMYLLGKSDAQISVAVGLAFLVFSFVVLFALSFAGGQRGAVAPLARLRRPRKEPS; from the coding sequence GTGAGCGCGGCGCGCGGACAGCGAGCGGCCTTCCGACGACGACAGGACCTCTTCCGGTGGGTCGTCGTCACCGTCGTCGTGCTGTTCTTCCTGGCCCCGCTGGCCGGCAGCCTGGACTTCACCACCCGTGACGCCGGCGGCCACCGGTCGACCCAGACCTGGTCGACCCTGCTCGACGTGGGCGCGATCTCCTCCCGCTACCCCGACCTGCAGACCGGGTTCCTCGCGTCCGCCGGTCTGGCGGTCCTGACTCCCGCGATCATGCTCCTCCTCCTGGTCCCGACGATGACCTGGGTGCGGCTGCGGGTGCCGGGAGCCAGCCGCCTGGTGGAGTTCCTGTGCCTGCTGCCGCTCACGGTCCCCGCCATCGTCCTGGTGGTCGGCCTGACGCCGGTCTACGCGTGGGTCACCTACTTCCTCGGGGAGTCGACCATCTGGCTGGCCTTCGCCTACGTGGTCCTCGTGCTCCCGTACGCGTACCGCTCGCTGGACGCCGGGCTGCGGGCGATCGACGTCCGGACGCTGAGCGAGGCGGCCCGGTCGCTCGGCGCGGGGTGGCTCACGGTCATGGTGCGGGTCATCCTGCCCAACGTGCGCACGGCAGTTCTGTCCGCGTCGTTCCTGGCGGTGGCCCTCACCCTCGGCGAGTTCACGATCGCCAGCCTGTTCAGCCGCACCAACCTGCAGGTCGCCATGTACCTCCTGGGCAAGTCCGACGCCCAGATCTCGGTCGCGGTCGGACTGGCGTTCCTCGTCTTCTCCTTCGTCGTGCTGTTCGCCCTGTCCTTCGCCGGCGGCCAACGGGGTGCGGTCGCCCCACTCGCCCGGCTACGCCGTCCCCGCAAGGAGCCCTCATGA
- a CDS encoding ABC transporter substrate-binding protein, giving the protein MPARPRHTALVAVVAAASFLAVSACAPPAKTSSGGSSAAAKAGTATSAADLGGMDALVAAAKKEGTLNVIALPPDWANYGAIIKAFGDKYGIKVNSAQPDASSADEITAATRLKGQSSAPDVFDVGASVALAHTDMFAPYKVAKFDSVPANLKEAGGAWVNDYGGYMSIGYDSSKVPAPTSVTDLLKPAYKGKVALNGDPTKAGAAFAGVQMVSMANGGTAADITKGVEFFKKLKAAGNFLPVDPTPATIASGQTPVVFDWDYLNAAQTAKVKSWKVFVPQNAVLGGYYFQAINKDAPHPAAARLWEEFLYSDAGQNLWLNGGARPVRFDDMKKAGTLDQAAAAKLPAVSGTPTIPSQDDTTKAKAYLAANWANAVG; this is encoded by the coding sequence ATGCCAGCTCGCCCCCGCCACACGGCCCTCGTCGCCGTGGTCGCCGCAGCCTCATTCCTCGCTGTCTCGGCGTGCGCTCCCCCCGCGAAGACCAGCTCGGGGGGCTCGAGCGCCGCCGCCAAGGCCGGCACCGCCACCTCGGCCGCAGACCTGGGCGGCATGGACGCCCTGGTCGCCGCCGCCAAGAAGGAGGGGACGCTCAACGTCATCGCCCTCCCGCCGGACTGGGCCAACTACGGCGCGATCATCAAGGCCTTCGGCGACAAGTACGGCATCAAGGTCAACAGCGCGCAGCCCGACGCGAGCAGCGCGGACGAGATCACCGCGGCCACTCGGCTCAAGGGTCAGTCCAGCGCACCCGACGTCTTCGACGTGGGAGCCTCCGTCGCTCTTGCCCACACGGACATGTTCGCGCCCTACAAGGTCGCGAAGTTCGACTCCGTGCCGGCGAACCTCAAGGAGGCCGGTGGGGCGTGGGTCAACGACTACGGCGGCTACATGTCCATCGGCTACGACTCCTCCAAGGTCCCGGCGCCCACCTCGGTGACCGACCTGCTCAAGCCCGCCTACAAGGGCAAGGTGGCTCTCAACGGGGACCCGACCAAGGCGGGTGCGGCCTTCGCCGGGGTGCAGATGGTGTCCATGGCCAATGGCGGCACAGCCGCTGACATCACCAAGGGCGTCGAGTTCTTCAAGAAGCTCAAGGCCGCCGGCAACTTCCTGCCCGTCGACCCGACGCCTGCCACCATCGCCTCGGGCCAGACCCCGGTCGTCTTCGACTGGGACTACCTCAACGCTGCTCAGACCGCCAAGGTCAAGAGCTGGAAGGTGTTCGTCCCGCAGAACGCGGTGCTGGGCGGCTACTACTTCCAGGCCATCAACAAGGACGCCCCGCACCCCGCCGCGGCCCGGCTGTGGGAGGAGTTCCTCTACTCCGACGCGGGCCAGAACCTGTGGCTCAACGGTGGCGCTCGTCCGGTCCGGTTCGACGACATGAAGAAGGCCGGCACGCTCGACCAGGCGGCCGCCGCCAAGCTGCCGGCAGTCTCCGGCACGCCGACGATCCCCAGCCAGGACGACACGACGAAGGCGAAGGCCTACCTCGCCGCCAACTGGGCCAACGCCGTTGGCTGA
- a CDS encoding purine-nucleoside phosphorylase, with product MSEQNSPSEGIPDLADPATDPFEVARAAAAVIAERSGTDRHDVALVLGSGWGQTGDRIGETLASIDNAEVPGFAKAAVAGHSGTMRSVAIGDTGRRALVFGTRTHFYEGKGVRAVVHAVRTAAAAGCSTIVLTNGCGGLNRAWGPGTPVLIRDHINLTAHSPIEGPNFVDLTDLYSPRLRDLARQVDADLDEGVYVQFTGPHYETPAEVQMAKVIGGDLVGMSTTLEAIAARQAGMEVLGISLVTNLAAGISDQPLSHAEVLEAGQAAAERCGTLLAAVVATI from the coding sequence GTGAGCGAGCAGAACAGCCCGTCCGAGGGCATCCCCGACCTGGCCGACCCGGCTACCGACCCGTTCGAGGTGGCCCGCGCGGCGGCCGCAGTGATCGCCGAACGCAGCGGCACCGACCGACACGACGTGGCGCTCGTCCTCGGTTCCGGCTGGGGCCAGACCGGCGACCGCATCGGCGAGACGCTCGCGTCCATCGACAACGCCGAGGTCCCCGGCTTCGCCAAGGCCGCCGTCGCCGGCCACTCCGGCACGATGCGCTCGGTGGCCATCGGTGACACGGGTCGGCGCGCCCTGGTCTTCGGCACCCGCACCCACTTCTACGAGGGCAAGGGCGTCCGCGCCGTCGTCCACGCCGTCCGGACCGCCGCCGCGGCAGGCTGCTCGACGATCGTGCTGACCAACGGGTGCGGCGGGCTCAACCGGGCGTGGGGCCCCGGCACGCCCGTGCTCATCCGCGACCACATCAACCTCACGGCGCACTCGCCGATCGAGGGCCCGAACTTCGTGGACCTGACCGACCTCTACTCCCCGCGGCTGCGCGACCTGGCCCGTCAGGTCGACGCCGACCTCGACGAGGGCGTCTACGTCCAGTTCACCGGGCCGCACTACGAGACCCCGGCCGAGGTGCAGATGGCCAAGGTCATCGGCGGCGATCTCGTGGGCATGTCGACCACCCTCGAGGCCATCGCGGCGCGCCAGGCGGGCATGGAGGTCCTGGGCATCTCCCTGGTGACCAACCTGGCCGCCGGGATCAGCGACCAGCCGCTGTCGCACGCCGAGGTGCTCGAGGCCGGTCAGGCCGCCGCCGAGCGGTGCGGCACGCTGCTCGCAGCCGTCGTCGCCACCATCTGA
- a CDS encoding antitoxin, whose amino-acid sequence MTMAGGWLDKIKDLAKGNPQQAETVIEKVEDLVDKQTGGKYADQVEQGAGALREQLGLPAEQPAPAPTPAPEPAPTPAPEPPPAPAPAPSPGGPAPSEPAPDRPSWDEPAPTTPAPNPSPATGDPQPGSSDGPLIPGEPQQPGQPGGPLDPGQLPGYGAGASGSTVPEPGPDTGETTEGTKELPPFGR is encoded by the coding sequence ATGACCATGGCAGGCGGTTGGCTGGACAAGATCAAGGACCTCGCCAAGGGCAATCCGCAGCAGGCGGAGACTGTCATCGAGAAGGTCGAGGACCTCGTCGACAAGCAGACCGGCGGCAAGTACGCCGACCAGGTCGAGCAGGGTGCGGGCGCCCTGCGCGAGCAGCTGGGCCTGCCCGCGGAGCAGCCGGCACCCGCTCCGACCCCCGCTCCCGAGCCGGCGCCGACCCCGGCGCCTGAGCCCCCACCTGCGCCAGCGCCCGCTCCGAGCCCCGGCGGCCCTGCGCCATCTGAGCCGGCCCCGGACCGTCCCAGCTGGGACGAGCCCGCGCCGACCACTCCGGCACCGAACCCGTCGCCCGCCACCGGAGACCCCCAGCCGGGTTCCAGCGACGGCCCTCTGATCCCGGGTGAGCCGCAGCAGCCGGGCCAGCCGGGCGGCCCGCTCGACCCCGGTCAGCTCCCTGGTTATGGTGCCGGTGCCAGTGGCAGCACGGTGCCCGAGCCGGGGCCCGATACGGGGGAGACCACCGAAGGCACCAAGGAGCTGCCACCGTTCGGTCGCTGA
- the deoC gene encoding deoxyribose-phosphate aldolase, whose amino-acid sequence MSTPTAAPPSVDATTRARDLLGVSRLTNAAVTSWLHGLPGVDQVGCEARAAALGTRSIKTTSKAWGIDLAISMIDLTTLEGADTAGKVRGLCAKALNPDPGYPDTPRPAAVCVYGDMVATAKEALGQSGVNVAAVATAFPSGRALLPVKLADTRDAVAAGADEIDMVIDRGAFLSGDYLTVFRQIAEVAEACVRKDGSRARLKVIMETGELVTYDNVRRASWLSMLAGGDFIKTSTGKVSPAATLPVTLVMLEAVRDWRDLTGEMVGVKPAGGIRTSKDALKFLVTVSEVAGGDWLDPHWFRFGASSLLNDLILQRQRMAIGAYSGADYVTDDSPSLY is encoded by the coding sequence GTGAGCACCCCCACAGCTGCGCCCCCCTCCGTCGACGCGACGACCCGGGCGCGCGACCTCCTCGGCGTCTCCCGCCTCACCAACGCGGCCGTCACGAGCTGGCTGCACGGCCTGCCCGGGGTCGACCAGGTGGGCTGCGAGGCGCGGGCCGCGGCCCTGGGCACCCGGTCCATCAAGACGACCTCGAAGGCCTGGGGCATCGACCTGGCGATCTCGATGATCGACCTGACGACCCTCGAGGGTGCTGACACCGCGGGCAAGGTCCGCGGCCTGTGCGCCAAGGCGCTCAACCCCGACCCGGGCTACCCCGACACCCCCCGGCCCGCGGCCGTCTGCGTGTACGGGGACATGGTCGCCACCGCCAAGGAGGCCCTCGGCCAGAGCGGCGTCAACGTCGCCGCGGTCGCGACGGCGTTCCCCAGCGGCCGCGCCCTCCTGCCGGTCAAGCTGGCCGACACCCGCGACGCCGTGGCCGCCGGAGCCGACGAGATCGACATGGTGATCGACCGTGGCGCGTTCCTGTCCGGGGACTACCTCACGGTGTTCCGCCAGATCGCCGAGGTCGCGGAGGCGTGCGTCCGCAAGGACGGCTCACGGGCCAGGCTCAAGGTGATCATGGAGACCGGCGAGCTGGTCACCTACGACAACGTCAGACGAGCCTCCTGGCTGTCCATGCTGGCCGGGGGCGACTTCATCAAGACCTCCACCGGCAAGGTCTCCCCCGCCGCCACCCTGCCCGTCACCCTGGTCATGCTCGAGGCGGTGCGCGACTGGCGTGACCTCACCGGCGAGATGGTCGGCGTCAAGCCTGCCGGTGGCATCCGCACCAGCAAGGACGCGCTCAAGTTCCTGGTCACGGTGAGCGAGGTCGCCGGCGGGGACTGGCTGGACCCGCACTGGTTCCGGTTCGGCGCTTCGAGCCTGCTCAACGACCTCATCCTGCAACGCCAGCGGATGGCGATCGGCGCCTACTCCGGCGCGGACTACGTCACCGACGACTCGCCCAGCCTGTACTGA